Proteins co-encoded in one Salvia splendens isolate huo1 chromosome 4, SspV2, whole genome shotgun sequence genomic window:
- the LOC121799704 gene encoding LOW QUALITY PROTEIN: cyclopropane-fatty-acyl-phospholipid synthase-like (The sequence of the model RefSeq protein was modified relative to this genomic sequence to represent the inferred CDS: inserted 2 bases in 1 codon) has product MPKVRGAWSSRNVLGDSNDNACITYWLNNAQNISEPTVPIFASLNPPYTPKDTSFKSSTRHPIPSVAASRALSNLNDIQGKRGLWFCGAYQGYGFPEDGAGILAANSMLRKHYTYSNNPTCMVPSCLETGACFVVTRFLQRFIATGCLIFLEEGGKIFTFEGTRTKSNLKVIVRVHKPQFYWKVATEADLGFADAYINGDISFVDANEGLLNFLLLIIRNAEINACAELNKERKRWTPFLYTSIAANAKKFINLVSRRNTMIQARRNISRHYDLSNELFSLFLDETMTYSCAIFQNPLEDLKNAQLRKVHTWIEKARINKDHHILEIGCGWGSLAVEVVKKTGCKYTGITLSESQLQYIEAKVKEAGLQDQIEVLLCDYRQLPKNYRYDRIISCGMIEHVGHDYMEEFFKCCESSLADNGILVLQFIAVADEKYEEWRXATEYIFHGGCVPSLNRVIQAMAAASRLSVVHLEEIGYHYYHTLRSWRHNFLQNRSKIHGLGFDDKFIRTWEYYFDYCAAGFKYCVIGDFQIVLNRPGDVAAFGSAPYNRLPSDN; this is encoded by the exons ATGCCAAAAGTCCGAGGGGCATGGAGCTCTAGGAATGTTCTTGGAGATAGCAATGACAATGCTTGTATAACGTATTGGCTCAACAATGCCCAG AATATTAGTGAACCCACAGTTCCAATTTTTGCGTCTCTTAATCCACCTTATACACCTAAAGATACATCTTTCAAGTCATCAACTAGACATCCTATACCATCAGTTGCTGCTAGCAGGGCTTTGTCAAATCTCAATGATATCCAAGGGAAGAGAGGACTATGGTTCTGTGGAGCATATCAAG GCTATGGCTTCCCTGAGGATGGG GCAGGAATACTTGCTGCAAACAGCATGCTTAGAAAACATTATACTTATTCAAACAACCCCACATGCATGGTTCCATCTTGTCTTGAAACCGGGGCATGTTTTGTCGTTACGAGGTTCCTTCAGCGCTTTATTGCTACTGGATGTCTAAT CTTTTTGGAAGAAGGCGGTAAAATCTTTACATTTGAAGGTACAAGAACAAAGAGCAATTTAAAGGTCATTGTGAGAGTTCACAAACCCCAGTTTTATTGGAAG GTCGCAACTGAGGCCGATTTAGGTTTTGCCGATGCCTACATTAATGGTGACATTTCTTTTGTTGACGCAAACGAAGGTCTTCTCAACTTTCTTCTA CTGATAATAAGAAATGCAGAGATTAATGCATGTGCCGAGTTAAACAAGGAAAG GAAACGGTGGACACCATTTCTTTACACATCTATAGCAgcaaatgcaaaaaaattcaTCAACCTTGTTTCCAGGAGGAACACAATGATCCAGGCACGGCGTAATATCTCGCGCCATTATGACCTA AGCAATGAACTGTTTTCTCTATTCTTGGATGAGACAATGACGTATTCTTGTGCAATATTTCAG AATCCATTAGAAGATTTGAAGAATGCACAGCTCCGGAAAGTCCATACTTGGATTGAAAAG GCAAGAATCAATAAAGATCATCACATTCTAGAGATAGGGTGTGGATGGGGAAGTTTAGCAGTTGAAGTAGTGAAAAAAACAGGATGCAAATATACGGGCATTACATTGTCAGAAAGTCAGCTGCAGTACATAGAAGCGAAAGTGAAGGAAGCAGGTTTACAG GATCAAATTGAGGTCCTTCTTTGTGATTACCGCCAATTGCCTAAGAACTACAGATATGATAGGATAATATCATG TGGGATGATAGAACACGTGGGGCATGACTATATGGAAGAATTTTTTAAATGTTGTGAATCTTCATTAGCAGACAATGGTATTCTTGTTCTTCAG TTCATAGCAGTAGCTGATGAGAAATATGAAGAGTGGCG TGCCACGGAATACATATTCCATGGTGGATGTGTGCCTTCACTTAACCGAGTAATACAGGCAATGGCTGCAGCATCCAGACTTAG CGTCGTGCACCTAGAAGAAATAGGATATCATTACTACCACACCCTCAGAAGTTGGCGTCACAACTTCCTCCAAAACCGAAG TAAAATTCATGGTCTTGGATTTGATGACAAGTTCATACGGACGTGGGAATACTATTTTGACTATTGCGCTGCTGGATTCAAATATTGTGTTATCGGAGATTTTCAG ATTGTATTAAATAGACCTGGTGATGTTGCTGCATTTGGGAGTGCTCCATACAATCGTCTGCCTTCTGACAACTAA